The DNA region CGCCTCCAGCTCGCTGGCCAGCTCCAGCAGCACCGGCACGCTCGGCAGGAAGACCGAAGCCGTCTCGCCGGGCTTGCGCGACCGCACGTACCGGCCGATGGCCTGCGCGAAGAACAGCGGCGTCGACGCGCTCGTGGCGTAGACACCGACGGCCAGACGCGGGACGTCGACGCCTTCGGACACCATCCGGACCGCGACGAGCCAGCGGTCGGTCGAATCGGAGAACTCCTTGATCCGCCCGGACGCCTTGGGGTCGTCGGAGAGGACGACCGTCGGGTTCTGGCCGGAGATGCGCTGCAGGATCTTGGCGTAGGCGCGCGCGGAGTCCTGGTCGGTGGCGATCACCAGGCCGCCCGCGTCCGGGATGCCGTTGGCCCGGAGCTGCGCGAGACGCGTGTCCGCGGCCTGCAGCACCGACGGGATCCACTCGCCGGCCGGGTCGAGCGCCGTGCGCCAGGCCCGCGCGTTCTGCTCGGCGGTCAGCGGCTCGCCGAGCCGCGCGGTGAACTCCTCCCCCGCGCTGGTGCGCCAGGAGGCCTCACCGGAGTAGGCGAGGAAGACGACCGGCCGGACCACGCCGTCGGCGAGCGCGTCGGCGTAGCCGTAGGAATGGTCGGCCTTGCTGCGCTGGAAACCCGAGCCGTCGGCCTCGTAGGTGACGAACGGGATCGGCGAGTCGTCGCTGCGGAACGGCGTCCCGGTGAGCGCGAGACGGCGGACGGCGGGGGTGAACGCCTCGCGGATCGCGTCGCCCCACGACTTCGCGTCGCCGCCGTGGTGGATCTCGTCCAGGATGACCAGCGTCTTGCGGTTCTCGGTGCGCACGCGGTGCAGCGTCGGATGCGCGGCGACCTGCGCGTAGGTGAGCGCGACACCTTGATAGTCACGCGAGGTGACGCCGGTGCCGTTGCGGAAGTTCGAGTCGATCGCGATACCGGCGGCCGCGGCGGAGGCGGCCCACTGGTGCTTCAGGTGCTCGGTCGGCGCGACGATGGTGATCCGCTCGACGGTCCGGTCGCTCAGCAGCTCGGCGGCGATCCGGAGACCGAACACCGTCTTGCCCGCGCCCGGCGTCGCCACGGCCAGGAAGTCCTGCGGTTTCTTCGTGAGGTACTTCGTCAGCGCTCGCCGCTGCCAGGCACGCAGCGGGCGGGCCGTGCTGTCCTTCGCCGCGGGAGGCGCGCCAAGCTCGCCTCGATCGCGTTCAACCGTTTCCGACATGCCGGTTCCCCACCTCCCTCATCGAAAACCGCTGGTCAATCGCCTTGTCACAAGCGAAAACCCCCACTTGGGTATCCGGCCGCGACGCCGGCGCCTGAGGTGAGGGCACTGGAGACAAGCCTACCTCGCGGGCCCGTGGAACGCGGGAAGCGCCACCCCCGTTGTCGGGTTACTCACCC from Amycolatopsis sp. EV170708-02-1 includes:
- a CDS encoding DEAD/DEAH box helicase — translated: MSETVERDRGELGAPPAAKDSTARPLRAWQRRALTKYLTKKPQDFLAVATPGAGKTVFGLRIAAELLSDRTVERITIVAPTEHLKHQWAASAAAAGIAIDSNFRNGTGVTSRDYQGVALTYAQVAAHPTLHRVRTENRKTLVILDEIHHGGDAKSWGDAIREAFTPAVRRLALTGTPFRSDDSPIPFVTYEADGSGFQRSKADHSYGYADALADGVVRPVVFLAYSGEASWRTSAGEEFTARLGEPLTAEQNARAWRTALDPAGEWIPSVLQAADTRLAQLRANGIPDAGGLVIATDQDSARAYAKILQRISGQNPTVVLSDDPKASGRIKEFSDSTDRWLVAVRMVSEGVDVPRLAVGVYATSASTPLFFAQAIGRYVRSRKPGETASVFLPSVPVLLELASELEAQRDHVLGKPHREKEGWDDELLAQANRTEDEPGEEEKAFTSLGASAELDQVIYDGNSFGTAVFSGSDEEQEYLGLPGLLEPDQVRALLRKRQEEQLSDEKRRKPKAEEAAPVARPQSVSERLGSLRKELNALVGVHHHRTKKPHGAIHNELRRVCGGPPTAMASVEQLEERIVTLRSW